The Natator depressus isolate rNatDep1 chromosome 18, rNatDep2.hap1, whole genome shotgun sequence genomic interval GGGTTGGGTCAAGTCCTGTCTCTGAGGGGCAGAAGGTTCCGGAACAGGGTGGTTGGAGAGCAAGCTGGGCCTGGCCTCCTGCTTCAGACTGTTGGCTCTCACCACAACATCATGGAATGCCCGTGTTTGCACCCAGGCCGCCCCTCCACCCTAACACCCCACCCCGCTCCCGGCCCTGGTGCTACcagctcccctgccctgagctgggcTGTGGCAGACCTGATGCAGCTGCTGGGTTGCCGGTTGCCCATCTCTGACTTACAGCTTTGTATACGCATCTTTTTtataaaaattgaaattaaaaaaacaatatttGGGCACCTTAATAGATGTGGCCAGAGTTTCAAAGGTGCTCAGCTTCTGCAGGCCCCGTGGACTTCAATGGCAAGTGTAGGCACACAGCTTTTCTGTACAGGGGCATAAATATGGAGTTAGAGGCCTAATTTTAGGTACCGAGGCTGGAATTTATAAAGGGATCTATTTACTAGTCTATACACAGGTTAAATCAAGGCACCCCCCCTAATGTGGGCACAGTTAATACTCAGACTGAGATTTACAAAGGAGTCTAAAATCAggctcccaactcccactgaatgtcaatgggatttgagcACCTAacactcaggtgcttttgaaaatcccagctgaagGCTCAAAAACATTGGCCGTAATAtcctaataaaaaaaattgtataataAGCATTAATCTTTTCTTAGAATGCAGGACATTGGTGATCCTAAGTAGTTCGGCATTAATGCATGGTTTTGCTTTATTATAAACTCTAGGGTCTCTTATTTTTTCAGTTGTGCTGTAAAATTTTATATTACTTCCAAGACTTTAATTCTAATTCTCTTATACATCCTGCATTTTATAATTTACTTACCATGCAAAAGTCAGGTCAGCTGCAGCTCCTGGTCATCAGTGAAATAGTCTATTTTACCTAGTTTCCCTAATGAGCAGACCATGGTACAGAAAGTCAAATGACTTACCAATGCTGCACAGGGAGTCAGTAACTAAGCAGCTGAGATTAGAACCCACGATCCCAGCTTCTTATCCATTGCTCTATCAGCTAGGGTGCATTTCCTCTTCCAGGTCATTTTACAAGCtgatagcctgattttcagaggtgccgagTACTTCCAGCTCCTGTTgactcaatgggagctgcggatgGCCCACATCTTGGGAATTTCAGCATGAATATATTTTAGGGACATATTTTTGTAACGGACCACTCAGTGCAACAAAACCAAGTCTGCTCATGACAGGACTATAGGCTGGGAACTTGCTGCTCTATTTAATTGTACCAtaactcactcactctctctctctgtgtaactCCTACAGAAATTGAACCACGACTACCGCACTGTATTCTGGCTAACCCAGTCAACCCAGTCATGACTGCTTTACTACATGTATCAAAGTAAAATAGTTATTTCTCCCCGTGTACACTGGTTTATATGCCACCCAAACAGCTCAAAGCAGCCTGTAGTTCAAGACTCTTAGCTGATGCTGGGCTTTCATTTAGCAGCATCCACCTTTTACCATTGCTAATTGGTTAGAGGACTGTGGCACAATACCCAGGCCCGCCATCACCTCCCAGATGGATTATGGCAGTGTAGTTTACTTGGGCTTGAATCAGCCGTAAGAAAACTGCAACTAATGCAGAATGGAATGGCACAATTTCAGCAACAGACTACCAAAAGCACAGCGCCCTGGGGCTTCCCCGCATACACTGACGTCTCATAGAACCCTTCTTTGTTATTGTCCAAAGGGCTAAATGATCTGGGCTAAGGAGACTTAAAAGGCCAACTCTGTCTCCAGGATCTTTCAATTAGCCCAGCTCAGGGCTGGTGCCGGAGATGGGACCTTCTTGAGGCTGATCCAAGGCCGCAGAATTCACCCCCAGAGGAACCAAAAGTTACAACCTCACTCCACTCTGGCCTAAATGCCGTTGAGGGGGCACTGGCCTGGGGAGTCAGGAacttgggttctaatcctggttctACTATTGACCTCCAGTTgtaaccttgggtaagtcacttcacacCTCTGtgcctgttccccctccctccctttagCTCTCTTGGCTATTtatatattgtaagctctttgggggcagagattgtcttatTCTGCGTAtgtacagcaactagcacaaTAAGACCCTGTTCTTGGTGGGGGCTCTAATACTATTAGAcaaattatgaaatttttaacTTGACTTCTCCAACACCACCCACTTAGCacattaactttaaaaaagtACTATACATGCATTTTTCCCCATGAAGACGAACAGAAATGGAGAGGAAACTCCAACTGACAGACGCTAGCCACTCTGTTTAATTTGCTGACTCTGGAAAGTGCTCGGGTATGTAGTGATGGGTGTTGTATGGAACCTAAGAGAATACAAACACAGAAGTAATAGGCTGTCACAAGCTTTCCCGTGCACAACTTACTTAGATTCATAACATTATAGAGGGATGAATTCAAGAACATGGATCTTTTCTTGCTCACAATAATGCAAAATAAAAGCATGCTCACTGTAAGGCTATACAATGCATATTATTACTTGCAGCTAACAAGACATGTAATAACCAAAATGCAGCATAAAAGTACCCGATGGTTAATCATGATGATGGGCCCGTTAACAGACATACAAACAAAACTGgtctaaaaataaataagggaATAGGACTATAAACACTAAAGATTACGCTTATTTGTTTCTGGTAGAATAAACACCTTGATAAGATTtaaacccccttcccccactgatTTGTTTATTCAATGTGGAAGCTCTGTGAAGCCTTCTTAACATTTTGGTGAATTTTATCCTAGGAATGTAATGAGAGTTGGGATAGGTGTCTTCTGAAGAGAGCGTACAACACAATACACAGCATGTGAAATTCAATACCAGAGGTGGTCACGAAATCAAATGATGTGTAGCTGGATTGAAAAAGGGGCTGGATAATTTCTTGTCCACCGATATTTTCAGCTATTCATTCAGGGTGCAATTTGCCCTAGAGTAACAGGAATGCACAAAGTCCCATTTAAGATCTCAACATTAGGTTTAAGTGGTGTGTAGGGCCACTCcgaaagggtgaatttcaccctctcaGTTGTACCCCCTACATGGGGGGAAACTGGAGAGGTACGTACAGCCATTACACCAGCTCTGAATCACATGTAACCCCTTACACTGGAGATATTCCCTAACAGCCAGATCCATCAGTTTATAGCCCCCATTTCGGCTGCTGGGGCCACTCTGTTGGTACCAGGTAGGGCCTTTAAAGCTGCTATTAACAGGCTACTGAGGATTCCTGAGCTAGCCCTCCCTGGTGTGCAAGCCCCATTACATAATGGATAGAATCATCAGGATGCTCTGACAGAGCTCTGGTGCACTTTAGGATTAAGCTTTTGATACCTACCAAAAATGGGACTAAGAAAAAGATGACTTTTGACATTGTCATATTTATAAATCTGCAAAAAACCTTGGAGAATGAGCTCATGCACCCCAAAGGAATGTCTAGTAaatgaactgaaacaaaaaaataaaaatcaagacatCTATCCCACTCCAAGTTTGAAGGATACACAATTCTCTTGTGTTTAGTGGGGGCAAAAAATGAATGGTCCTTAAAGGCTGAAAGGACACACAAAATACATACATTCCTTTCTATGTATGTTTTCATATACAGTAGAACCGCAGAGTTACGAACcaaccagtcaaccacacacctcatttggaactggaagtacacaatcaggccacagcagagacactccccccacccccgcaaaaaaaagcaaatacagtacagtattgtgttaaatgtgaactactaaaaaataaagggaaagcagcatttttcttctgcatagtaaagtttaaaagctgtattaagtcaatgttcaattgtaaacagccataatgttttgttcagagttaggaacaacctccattcctgaagtatttgtaactctgagggGTTTTATTGTCCCACCTATTTTTGTAGTACCTGAATGTCTATAGATCTGAAGATCAAAAGAGGAGGGCTACATCTCAGATCTAACGAAAATTCACTTTTGCAAAAGTAATctggaatgaaaaataaaatgggaaatTTCAATAAAATATGGAAATGAGAGACGACCAAATATTTAAGGAAGATTCATCcaggaacaaaacaaaagtgATAGCAAATTACTAATCCTTTCTGTACTTTATGGTTAAAGAGAAAAATTATACATTAAAAATTTcccataaacattttaaaaccattaACAGCTGTTTGTCTGAACATTTAAGATGTCTTTACTGCCAAGTACTATGTTATAATCAAATTAGACCACTAGCTTTAAAACAAGGCCTCACAATGGGAAAAGATGATACACAAAATATAGCAGTAGAAACTGGCGTTAATATGCAAAGCCTTCATTTCAGAACAAACACATGAAATGTATCTTAGAAGACACACCGGACTTTCCCAGCCAGCATGGGATTGTGGGACAGAGTCAGGTCAGGTCATATCACCTGGTCTGTCTGTGAAGTCAGTCAGCCAGCCAATGGGGCAGCTTCACTGAGGGGAACTCTCACTGAGTAATCAAGGTGTTTGCAACAGCTTCCTGAATTGGCTGGCTGGGGCAGTTGACAAAAGGATGTTAGAGATAGGAGGAGAGCTAATCCACAGCCCTGCCAGGGCAGCATTGTTCCCTACACTACTAGTCCTAGTCTATAGGACTAACTTCTACTCCTGCTAGTCTAGAAGATGATAGTAGTTAAAGAGGTGGAAAAGACCAACTAGCTCACTAGTTCCATAGAAGGATAGACTATAGTGCCAGAGTATGTATTAAATATTAAGCTGATACCTCTCACTTCATTTTACCAACATGTCAGGTATATTCTCTCAGTAAGAGGGAAGAGCTTAATGTTTTCATTGTCTGAGTCCAGATATTTCAGCCACCTTCATTTTTGCATCCATGTTTAGATCATAAAGCGATGGTTATATATATCCACAGGGTAGTCAATTACGTAAATGAGATGCAATGGTAAATGTAAAATTGCTTATCCAGGAGAAAGGAGCTGCTTTGAAGAGCACGTTCTATTTACTGTCACCTCTTTTAGCAATGGCAATGCCTGTACTCTCTTGAAAAAGATCCGATTTCATTTTGGAATGCAGATTATACTATTTCGCACTTTCCCCTTTGGAAAATGTTGTGTGTGAATTCTgtgtttgtgaaaggtgccagactgagaGCCTTACAGAGCGAAGGATACAATCACAGAACAGGCAAGATACAATGGCAATGGAAGCTTCTACCAAAGCATCGAAAGCAGGAGAGCAGTGACCAATTAATTGTTGATCTCACTGCTGAAAAAGATTCCAAGATGCCAGATTGTGGTGAACAGTCAACGGGAAAGTGGTCTGAGCACTAAATAAGCATTTGATGAGAAGTTTTAGTGCTAGTGTCAGAAGGACTGGAAATGAATAGGTAAATGGATCTATAGTCCCTAggcaacttttaaaaatctcaatctAATATCTAACGTAATGTGTAggatgcttttctaaacttgTTTCGCACTTCTTAATTTTCTTGGAGTGTGCCATGTAACTAACTATGcataagtaataaataaaaaatgttttcaatcaCTAAAAATTGCAAAACGTAATcaattatacattttaaagtgtCACATCCTATTCAACTGAATAGTTATACAATTGCGAATGTAACCAACACTAACAGCATGTCTCTGCAGCATTCTAGTGTCTAGACCACACTAGGCATCAAGCTACAGTGCACATTATGCCACATACAAAATGCCTTTAAAAGTATTTGCTCATCCACAATTTGCAATTAGTTTTTATGCATAACACAATGTTCAAGAAGAAAACCACCATAAAAAACATAGCCTCACTGGGACTGAACTTTAGCACAGATTGGCCCTGCTTTCCTTACaatttttaaatggttaaaaaaTGTGAATACTACTAGAGCGAGCAGCCTGAATATTTTAAACATGTTAAAAAGGTGAAGTGTTTCACAGGGTTTTCTGCAGAACTATGCCAATTGCTCCTGACTGGCACCCCTGGTATGGGTAGCACAATGCCTCCAAAATAAATACTTGTAGTGTGGCATTTACTTCCATACCAGGAAGTAAACAGAGTTATCCGAGAATCTCATTCAAATAAATAAAGGTATTTATTTGAATAGGCAGTCATGTAATAGACTTCAGTTTTGGATATTTCCTATTATTCAATGGCAAGTCTGTGTACACAGTGAAAGGAATCATGGGAGAATATCACATGGTATCTTGTTCTATGTTTTCATGTACTGTAAAACATTAACTTGTTCCTGCAGTGTTAATGATGGATATTCTAAAATGTCTGTGAATAAAGATTAACTTAATACAGTTACAGTCAGAACCACGATAAACTAAACTAAGTGTCATGCTAATGTAGGCAGGTCTTAAGTTGGTAAATTGTAACAGCTATGCTATTGGAAGATTTTAGCCTGGATATCAGGCATGTCATAATTCCTCCTTGCTTTGGAATGCAATATTCTAAAAATCCAAATTGTTCAATAAGCCTTAAAATTTATTTCTGTGATAAACAATTTCAGAAATTAGGAATACAATCAGGGTATAAACTTTAAGTATTGTGTACATGGAATATTTTATTTAcctcttacaaaaaaaaatctaaagatcACTGAGTATTACGTAAGTCTAATGCCCTTGCATTTGTAGTGGTATTATTTCAAGGTATTAATTTTAcccaaaccaacaacaacaacaaaaccccctGAAGGATTTATGTGTATTTGCTCTGCTGAGCTCTATGTTATTATATAAAGGATGCAAGCTTACTTAAATTCCTTCTAGATGTTTTTCTCATAGTCCACATTTAGGTACAAAAAGCAAGTTTTtcacaagtttttaaaaagtttactttATTGGTTACAGTTATATAAAATGTACCACGGTAGTCCCATCTAGCTGGTCATTAAGTGCTTGCAACGGCTGAGAGATCTTATGCATCTGAGAGATATCCAAGGTTTATTTCatgctggaggaaaaacaaaacaaaacctctcttcATTTGCTTGCCTGCACTTTAAATATATCCAACAAGGCTAAAATGTTTAAAAGCAAGGACAACCCCATTTGTATGTCAAAttgtaatttttaatattttcattagaaTAGTCTTTATATCACTCTccaacaaaagaaaatataactAACAGCAAACTTTAATACAGGCACACTCTCCAGATtaacaacccaaaacaaaaacaaaaagaaattaatGTAAAATGTAAATCACATATAATACAATTGAAGTGtccaaaacaatttaaataattttaaatattttattttttttaaacttgctacaAATGCTTTATACAATATTTCAACATAAAGTCCCCATAACAGAAATGTAACAAAATGGGAATGATAGTGAAAGTGAAAGTGGCACAAATTCACCAAACAAGTATTAAACTACAAATTTTAAGAGGTAGATTACTTGTTAAgtcaaggggggaggggagaggagggggaaggggaagagggagggtgcATAATGAAACTAGCTGCTTTCCATCAACTGAGTCATTAATCCGGCAGGGTGTATAAATGCACGAGAAATGATATTTCCATGAAAAGCTCTTTATGAGCAGTAGGTCAATTTGTTGCGTTTAAGTTATTAGATGAGGTGTCAGACCTTTTACAGTAATTTTATTATACATTTATCTTTCAAAATATACACCTACACAGCCCCGTTTCTGGcctgtttattaataaaatagTACACGGTGTCCAATTATATGGAATTCAGAAATTGGTGCCAGTATTTCATTTCTATAGGAAGAAAGTTTTATTTGCATGTATAAATAGGAGATTGGGAAATTCATAAAATGTCCATACCTGGTTTTTCCCACATCTATGCAGGGCATCTAaaagacttaaaaacaaaaaagtgggggtggaaggagaaaaggagaaaattcTGTCCTCTCTACtagttaatttaaaagaaaagcttCAGGAGACTCAATACATGACAAAAATACTTTGAGTGCAGCAACATTTGTCGTCCCTGACTCTACAACGAACTATTGATAAAAGAGGAACCTGCTTTGCAAAGTTTAAGCTGAAATGTCTTTTTGCATGCCATTCACCAAGATATGGGCAAAACCAGAAATCTGAGCTATCAGTTCAGTAGCAGCAGATTCTGTTCAGTTTAGCCCATATTGTTTccttcttttatttattattaatagtacCCTTCTCTTTGTATCTAAAACATCCTGTAGCCCAGCATGTGTATCAGGCACCAATGAAGAAAACATATGCCTGACACTAAACATCAGAGCAAGAAGCCTGCAGGCAATCAGCTGCATTTTATGATTGTGAGTCAGTTTCAGCTGGTTTCACAAGCTTGGTGGATTTCACATCCATTGTCGTAGTGCTTATCCTAAATTGAGCATTTagggaattttgttttgtttttacaggaGGTTCCtagaaaataagaaacaaaaactGAAGATAAATGACAAAAATAATAGTATAAGCTGCTTATGAACTGAATATGCTTCCAAAGAAAACACAAACCAAAGTGTGAGAAGTAGACTTGAAGACAAACAATTGCTTAGTGAAGCAGATGGTTTTGAAAAATACTTAATTAAGATTTCCTggaaaaaacaaatgtttgcaTGCAGAACAGAATCAAAGTTTGCCGACTGATGCCTGGTGTGTATGGCATCAATTAACGTATTAGGGCAAGAAACCCTTGATTCTTGACATAAATATCAAGGATAAGCAGGCAAATAAAATCCAGGTTTATGAATTTAAATGGCATATTcctaaaacaaaacagcaaactTCCTTTTTAGCTGAACTATCCTTAAGACCAGCCAACAATGCAAGCTGCAACTGGAAATGTATAATATTTGAGACAGAATGTCAAAGCTGTCTCTATGTAAATCCTTATTCATGCCGTGAACACTTTGAAACAACTTCTGTGCGTGCAAAGGATCACTTTTTTTCAATGTGATCTATTATTAAATAGCTAATCAAGATATACATCTCTGGCTCCAAATTCTACTGATTTCCAGTATAATGTCTCATGCAAAATCCTTGGTTACTAACAACAGTTTTACAGACAGCTCTGCAAGACAGCAACTGATTTTGAGGCAAGTACTGTAATACAGAGACATTGATGTTGTGAGATAATTAGGGCTAGCTGGTTTCTCTTGCTCTTTGAAGACATTTTTCTGTATTACTGGCTGACAAAAATTCAAAACCTtttttctgcttctctttcttgtgtgtgtgtgtgtgtgtgtgtattgattTTGTTTATAGTTCAAAGTAACTGGAGTCTATTTCCCCTTTAGCCCACTGGAATAATGCGCCTGTGTTGAAACCTGTACTTTTAGACAAAGTATTTCCTCCAAAGGATCATTAAAAATGAAAGGCCTGCATTATTGTTTAATCACAAGCACTGTACTGCAaccagaacaacaacaacagacagcTTCTCCCCTATATGAGTTTTGGAACAGTTAATTTGGCAAGAAAAAATATAAGATCAGGCAGTTAAATCTGTCCATCACATCTGATGTTTACTATAAATCACTCAAAGAGGGAGGTACTGCTAAAAGAATTGAAGAAGTATTGAGCAGGAAAACTCAGTGGCCTTGAGGTTGTAAATATTCCACCACATTATCCATTCCAGGATGGAAGGGGCTCAACAGCATTAAAGGACAGGAGATCTCCCAAACTATGGATATCCCTAGACACACAAGAATTCCCAATTATCTCAGAAGCACCTATGCAGAGGGCTAGACCCTTGTGCAATATGCCTAGGACCTATGTTCCCAATATGCCGTGGAGTCCCTAAGTCATCACATTGACCTTGAATCCCCGTCAATACCCACGTCACAACTCCTTTGGAGGGATTGAGAGGTTTGGACCAGGAAGCCAAAAGAATTTCTACCCAGGATTTCTCCATTGGTTTGCTGGCAGAAAATGCTGTGTAGAGTTGGGAAGCCTGAGTTAGCCATTCTCCCAAAAATTTTCTGAGAGGTTTCTGCTATGCTTTGCGGAGGATAAGGGAGATAATGCTTCTGCTCAGGCTCAACTTGCTGACAAATTTTGGGCCTGATGAGAGGGTTTTCCATTCGTATTGGTAGCTAAAAGTGGAGTAGAGCATTTTGCCCTTAATTATATACTGGGGCAAGTAGTTAACAGATTTTGACCAATAACTGTATTATTACTatctctgtatttattttttcattatattCTTGTATTAGTCCATCTGTTATGAAGGCAATACTTAAACAATAGCTGAACCAAAATATTTAGGTAAATAGTTGAGGAATTCAGTCATGATTCTGAACATACAGAACCACTATGTATTAAATCAATGATTACTGTGTTTGACTGCACATTATATGCTGTAGAAAGGTCATGTTATCCAATGACATACAAATGTTGTTAAATATGTTTGCCAGGCTTTCCAATTCGGTTTGCTCCATCTCTCTGTGGATGATATTTCATGATGTGATTTGACAAAATACAGAGAGAATGAAGTATGTGCAATGTAGCTCAGCATGACTGAGCAACAGATCCTGCTGCAAGTTTTGCAAAGCTCAACATTCTTTACCTTAAATTTGAGAAAAATTCTACGAAGACCAGGGAACTGGAAAGCCCACATGCAACGTGTTGCTGTTTTAGTCAAACTTGAAGCTAAAAGCTTACCTGAAGTCTTTTAGTTCTTGTTTTGTACTGCTCTCTTCTCTGTTTTCTATTGTGTCTGCATTAGCTGCCTGCTGTAAGCTCCGAGTGATAGGTCCTCCAACCCTCTCTCTAGATTTTACACTGAACCTATCTGCCTTTTTCTTGTTTGCCATGGCAGACTTACTTGGCAAAACAGCTTTATTCTTTTGTATTCTGACATGCAGTTTCCGGGATGTTTTGCTTGAGATTCCAGAATTATTCTTGGCCACCACtttagttttttttccctcaatgTGAGTCATTTTGTCCACTCTTACAGGGCTGGAGTTCCTTAACACTGAAGAGGGACTTGGCTTTTTGGATCTAATTGGAGGtataaattttacattttgctttgatttgaAGGATGCAGTAGGCAGCTGAATCTGCACAGGTCCTGAGGTTCGTGCTCTCGTCTTGCCCAAGTGAGCCTGCATACTCTGCATTTTGATCTCCGCATCTGCCGTCCGTCTGCGCTGGTTGTTGCCTTTATCGCCACTTGCAGATGAGAAGCTCCCACTTTTTTTGGATGCATTTTTTTTAGAGGAAGGGGAGATGGGTTTTTTGGGACAGCTGTAAGATGCATGTTTGTTCAAACTTCCAATGTAAGTGAATTCTCTATTACAGTACGGGCAGATGTGAGAGTCTGACTCCGATACACTGTTTTTCAAGTCTGCCTTCTGCtgtgcagatttatttttttgcaagATGGCTTTCTGGACAAGCTGATTTTTCTTCTTCAATGCACTTAGTTTTAGCTTATTAGAAGACATTTTGCTAATCTCAACATTGAAATTAAGTCTTTTAGGTTGTCCCATTCGTCTGAAGGTATTTTTTCCAGTGCCAGCTATAATGACCATGCCATTTTTAGGCTGCACAGTCTGCTTCAGTGGTACTGGATTTTTTTTGGGCGTGTATCTCTTTTTGTCACTGGCAGAGGCACATGCCAAGATGTGTTTGTGTAATTCAGGCATGTTATCAACGCTTTTCCCACATTTTGTACAACGAATGGCAGTAGTAAAGGTCTGTGGAATATTATGGGTAGTGAAATTTGTAGCAGTGGCTCCAATACCCATAGGATTTCGGTGGTGATACTGAAATGGAGGTGGTTTAAAGCTCGGATAGTGTTGATTGAGGCCCAAACGAACATCTGGATCTTTTGACTTTACTCCAGAAGCCATTATTTTTATGGTAGTATAAAGCTCTTCAGAGGAGTCATTTAgatcttcttcctcctcttcttttgaGGGTTCTAAGGAAACTTCTGGTAGGCTTTGCATATGTTCTACATTTGCCTTACTGGGATCTGTAAAATTCTGGGGTCTTAGAGTCCCACTTTCAAACTCATGATGTGTGCATTCTTTGTCTGGATGGAGATCTCGCTGATGTTGTTGCAAATTGCACAAAAAGGCAAATTCCTTTTTACAGACTGAGCATACAAAGATATTTCCTACTCCATGAAGCAAAAAGCGATGTTCTGACAAGTCAGTTTTCTCTCTAAATAGCTGTACGCAGAATTCACATTTGAAGGGCCATTCTTCAGCATGAACAGATAAATGCTTAGTTAGGTCTTTAATAGAAAGAAAAGGTGATTCACAGACATTGCACACAAAGCTTTTACTGAACGTTTCCTGAACTACATCTGTTTCACTTGAAGTCTCTCGATCGCCTCTTGGCTTCAGGTGCTCACTTTCCATTTCCTCTTGTTTAAAAGCTATTATGGGGAGAGTACTTTCCAGATTATCAGCAGGGGAAACAACTGAAGAAACTACTgaaagaggagggggagaaggagatgaggaagaggaagaggaagaagaggaggaagaagaggaggaggaggacgacgacgaggacgaggagaaagaagaggaagatgaggaCGACGAGGAGGACGAGGACGACGAGGAGAGGTTTGGAGGACCAGGTGAAGCAGTAGTAAAAAGTTCAACAGAAGGAACAGGGGATGGAGAAGGAGATACTGTAGGTGAAAGGATTGGAAGTGGGGACTGTGTAGCAGTGTCACAGAGTGGTGATGGGCACAGACTGGGAGTGACACTGGCAGAGGCATCTGGAAGTGGTAAAGGAATAGTAGGAAGGAGTGGAGGGGGTGGCATAGCAAGTGTTAACAGAGGAGGACagggtggtggggaggaaggatttGTTGGCGTTAGAAGAGGGGGCAACTGACATGAGGAGGATATAGCAGATGTTTTAGGCAAAGGGGAAGCAGAGGAACAATGAGAAGGGGACTCAACAGTAGGTGCTGACAGACCACGATCAACTTCAGTTTCTGGCTGGGGTACTGCTGATTTACATGGACTTGGGCTTCTATTCAAAGTCAAATCTGGTGTGCTTTCAGTAGCTACATCCGTTCCGTTATATTCATTCAGCAGAACTTTTTGTAACATGCATGTGGTTGGTTTCTTCTTTTTAATACCACTACATGCTGGCTGCACTGAATTATTTTCTTTGTATTCCTTAACTTCAGTGTCACTATATGGCTTCTTATTCACACTTAGATCCAACACTGATTCCCAAGGAACCTGAGTCTTGCTTTTGACATCAGACCTTTGTTTTACACCACTAGATAAATCCAATGGCTGCTGGTTGCACACACTACCAAAAGTTGGAGTTGTTGTCCATTCCTTAGATATTTTATAGTCTTCAAAGCACAGAGGACTCATAGTCTGtctttcctccctcccacatAAGCTCCATGCAGGTGAGTTGCTGTGACTTTCTAATTTTGGCATCTTTGAACCTAGAACTGTATCATTCCACATGGTTTTTCCATCACCTTGTTTGCTGAAGTCTCGAAGCGCAGGACTGTGCTGTGGAgaactgggaggagagctggTTCTCCTTTTAAACCTACTAGATACTGAAGGCAAAATGGGTGAAGATGTAGCAGAAGGACCTAATTTAGGGATttcagttgct includes:
- the PRDM2 gene encoding PR domain zinc finger protein 2 isoform X8, with the translated sequence MVNQDVLPKLMIPSPTSEPRTMPEDKPGAITCGSDDLEEEEEEDEEEEEEEEEDEEEEEDEEEVEDANLPEESPGKELTAVCEEKLDSMEEQNSISEESPENSPKKTPVVKIPKAKGVSNGDLQETFMFPCQHCERKFTTKQGLERHMHIHISSVNHAFKCRYCGKAFGTQINRRRHERRHEAGPKRKPFLTLTSAPQSDVADGQTFADDVLKDEVNVSNLVQNFTVLDSEKVSQEMSNSTFVEENKEPKELHPCKYCKKVFGTHTNMRRHQRRVHERHLIPKGVRRKGFILEEPQLQTEQAQPAQSVYIASTELEEDGEADDIYIMDISSNISENLNYYIDGKIQSNSSTTNCDVIEMESNPADLYGINCLLSPVTVEISQNLKSTQTHMTDLPKEPSSGGSNESKKRRTASPPLLPKIKTEIDPEPITASCSLSLPLSISTAESLPFHKEKSVYLSSKLKQLLQTQDSNKITPAAAAATEIPKLGPSATSSPILPSVSSRFKRRTSSPPSSPQHSPALRDFSKQGDGKTMWNDTVLGSKMPKLESHSNSPAWSLCGREERQTMSPLCFEDYKISKEWTTTPTFGSVCNQQPLDLSSGVKQRSDVKSKTQVPWESVLDLSVNKKPYSDTEVKEYKENNSVQPACSGIKKKKPTTCMLQKVLLNEYNGTDVATESTPDLTLNRSPSPCKSAVPQPETEVDRGLSAPTVESPSHCSSASPLPKTSAISSSCQLPPLLTPTNPSSPPPCPPLLTLAMPPPPLLPTIPLPLPDASASVTPSLCPSPLCDTATQSPLPILSPTVSPSPSPVPSVELFTTASPGPPNLSSSSSSSSSSSSSSSFSSSSSSSSSSSSSSSSSSSSSSSPSPPPLSVVSSVVSPADNLESTLPIIAFKQEEMESEHLKPRGDRETSSETDVVQETFSKSFVCNVCESPFLSIKDLTKHLSVHAEEWPFKCEFCVQLFREKTDLSEHRFLLHGVGNIFVCSVCKKEFAFLCNLQQHQRDLHPDKECTHHEFESGTLRPQNFTDPSKANVEHMQSLPEVSLEPSKEEEEEDLNDSSEELYTTIKIMASGVKSKDPDVRLGLNQHYPSFKPPPFQYHHRNPMGIGATATNFTTHNIPQTFTTAIRCTKCGKSVDNMPELHKHILACASASDKKRYTPKKNPVPLKQTVQPKNGMVIIAGTGKNTFRRMGQPKRLNFNVEISKMSSNKLKLSALKKKNQLVQKAILQKNKSAQQKADLKNSVSESDSHICPYCNREFTYIGSLNKHASYSCPKKPISPSSKKNASKKSGSFSSASGDKGNNQRRRTADAEIKMQSMQAHLGKTRARTSGPVQIQLPTASFKSKQNVKFIPPIRSKKPSPSSVLRNSSPVRVDKMTHIEGKKTKVVAKNNSGISSKTSRKLHVRIQKNKAVLPSKSAMANKKKADRFSVKSRERVGGPITRSLQQAANADTIENREESSTKQELKDFSYRLRTASRCPPSSSQNTSTRQCKRSNCTTAHFFKE